Below is a genomic region from Candidatus Cloacimonas sp..
AATAGTTTGCCAAATTCCCATTTGACAGAGATCATAAAGTTAGTTATTATATCTGTGTTATTCAGATTTTTTCGAAGCGGAATTTGATAATCGCTAAAAGGAGTTTTATATATATGAAATCTAAAAAACCGGTTCTATGGGGTTGCATCATCTTTCTGATTGCCTTTATAGTTGTTTTTGCCATAGGATTTAGCATCGCCTATAGTTCATTTGGTCTCAAAACACCAAAAATCCCTGCTAATGCTTGGTTGTATGTAAATCCGAGCGCTATGATCCCCGATTATAATGCCAGAGAAGAGATAAAAATTTTCAATCATACTTCTCCCAGTGTTCAAGAAATCAGCACCAAAATTTTGGCTGCGGCAAAAGATGATCGCATCAAAGGAATGCTGATAGAGCCCAATATGATTATGACTAATTATGCTGCTTTAAATGAAATGGCTTTGGCAATAGCCAGTTTTAGAAAAAGTGGCAAGCCAGTAGTTGCTTTTGGCGAAAATTTTACCCAGGCGGATTATTTGCTCGCTTCCTGTGCTGATAAAGTTTATATGGAGCCCTCAGCTTCAGCGGGTCTCATTTTACAGGGTGTATCTGCCAATATGATGTTTTACAAAGAGTTACTGGATAAAATGGGAATCAAAATGCACATTCTTCAATCGGGTGCTTATAAAGGCGCCGGTGAACCATATTCCCAAACAGAACTAAGCCAGGGCACCAAAGAAAACATCAATGCCGCTTTAGAGGATATTTACACTAATCTGCTATCTTTTGTGGCTAAAAACAGAAAACTGGAACCCACTCAGGTAAAAGATATTTTTGAACGGCGTGCCGATTTTTCCCTCACTGCCAATAACGCCTTGGAATATAAGCTGATTGACTATGCTCTGCATCGGGATGAAATGCTGAACAATTTGAAGCTTACAGAAGATAATTTTATCAAGATTTCATCTTATGCCCCTCCCAGCCCCAAGAGTGAAAAATCCAAGATTGCCGTGGTTTATTTAACGGGAAATATCACTCCCGCTTCCAATTATGATTTTGGCAATCAGAATTTAATCAGCGCAGCCAAAGTAGCCAAAATAATTAAAAATATTCGCCAAGATAAATCCGTGAAGGCAGTTGTCTTAAGAATAAACAGTCCCGGGGGCTCCGCTTTGGAATCCGAACTTATTCATCAGCAATTGCTAAAGCTGAAAAAGGATTATCCTCTCGTTATTTCAATGGGAGGAACGGCTGCTTCCGGAGGATATTATATTTCTTGTGCGGGGGATTATATAATAGCCGATCAGGGAACTTTAACCGGTTCAATCGGAGTTATTGGTTTAATTCCGGAAACGGCAGGTTTGGGTAAAAAAATCGGTTTACATTCGCAGACCTTAAAATTTGGCAAATATGCCGGTGCTTTCAGCCCCTTTGAAACCTACGATCCTGCCTTAATTGAATCGTTAAAGCGCAGTTCCACTGGCACTTACAATGAATTCAAACAAAGAGTGATGACCGCCAGAAAGATTACTCCAGAGCAAATTGAATCCGTTGCCGAAGGACGAGTTTTTAGCTCTGAAGATGCTTTGGCACATAACTTGATAGATGAAATCGGAACTTTGGATAAGGCAATTGCCAAGGCAGCCGCCTTAGCTAAGGTAACTAATTACAGTTCCATAAATTATCCCAATAAAACAGGTCTGCTGGAAATGCTTAAAGAATCGGACATTATGAATATGAAGGAGCAATTGCACCAACCAGTTAATCCTGAAACCCAAATTGAAAAATACTTGAAGCAAATCGCTACAACCGGTGAATGGCTGTATCTGATGCCTTATAAACTGGACTAATATGAAGAAAGATTCCTACAATACTGAAATAATCGTAAATGTGCATCCTCTCGAAAAGCGGGTTGCCGTTTTGGAAGATAACCGCCTCGTTGAACTATTTGTTGAGCACAGAGAGCAGCAAAACATAGTTGGCAACATCTATAAAGGCATCGTAAAAGATGTTTTGCCCGGAATGGGCGCCGCTTTTATCGACATTGGATTGGAAAGAACCGCCTTTTTACATTATAGTGACATAGTGATGGACTTTTTGGATGTTTATGAAAATGAACATAGCGCTCCCAAATTAAATCCCGAAGATTCCTCGCAAATAAATAAACTGTTAAAATCGGGTCAGGAAATTGTGGTTCAGGTTCATAAAGGGCCTATCGGTTCCAAAGGCGCGCGCTTAACGGGGCAAATTTCCATCCCGGGAAAATACCTCGTCCTTTTTCCCAATAAAGATAAAATTGCCATTTCTCGCAAAATCTATGCTCAAAACGAACGCAGTCGCATTCGCAACCTGCTTTCCAACCTCAAAGACAGCGGTTTTGGCTTAATTGTCCGCACGGAAGCCGAGGGTTGTGACGAAGAAGATTTTAAAACTGAATATAAGGCATTGCTAAAAACCTGGCGCTTAATCGAAAAACAGCTCAAATATGCCAAACCGCCAGTTTGCGTGTTTGAAGAAAATGCTTTGGAAAATTACTTGATTCGCGATCTTTTTGGCGAAAATGTTGACCGCTTGGTCATTGATGACAAGAATTTTGCCCGACGCATTATTTCCCAATTAGAGGATATTTCTCCTGAGTTAATTGGAAATGTGGAAATTTACCGAGAGGACTCCCCTATTTTTGATGCCTGGGGCATAGAAAAGAAAATTGAGACGGGTTTGCACAGCAGAATTTACCTTCCCAGCGGCGGCAATATCAAAATAGAACAAACGGAAGCTTTAGTAGCCATCGATGTTAATACCGGCAGCTTTACCGGCAAAACGCATTACGATGAAACAGTCCGCAAAACAAATCTGGAAGCGGCAGCTGAGATTGCCCGTCAAATTCGGCTGCGAGACCTTTCCGGCGTGATTGTAATTGATTTTATTGATATGGTGGATGAAAAACACAAGACAGAAGTGCTGGAAATGCTGAGAAAAGGTTTGCGCCGAGATCGCGCCAAAAATAAAGCATTTCCTTTTACGGAACTGGGGCTTGTGGAAGTTACCCGCAAAAGAATGCGGAATACTTTGATCTCCAATTTTTCCGATCCCTGCCCTTTCTGCAACGGAAGCGGCAGAATTTTAAGCAAGGATACCGTGGTTATGAGAATCTATCGTTGGCTTAATCGCAGCGATTATTTGCTCAAAAATAAGACCTTGCGCATCATCGTCCATCCCGATTTACTGGCTCACATCAGCCAGCATAACGAGGATTTTATCGCTTATAAAGACCAGATTGAATTCGTTTCCGATCCCTCCGTTCGCATCGATCAATTCAAGGTCTTCACGCTTCCCAATCTGGAAGATATTACATCTAAGTATTCTTAATTCAATTAGTTATGACAATAAGGCGGTGCTTCATTACCGCCTTTTTTTCTGCTCAGCGAAAATAAGCTAACTGCTTGTTACTTGCTGCCTTCAGTAACAACTCCGTAACACTTCCCTAACACTGCTCTAATCTCGTTACTGAAGCGTTAGAGAAATGCTACCGGATTATTACTGCTGGCAGCAAGAAGGGATTTGGCAATATGGCAGTATTTACCAGAAAAAGTGGCTGTATTTAGCATAATGGATAAAGCGAAGTGAAGTGGTTTTACTTTAGTAGATTGGATGCTCCTAAAGCTGAGTAGTTTGTCCTAAGTGATTTTCACTTTGATGTTTTTGGCAATTCTTCTATCCAAAGCATATCTGGCATCTCCCACGGCAACAATTACATTCGGTTCATCCGAATTATTTCTAAAAACCGTTATGGGCGCACCTATATACAGACCCCGTTCTATGGTTTTTAAATTGTTATTATGAATAACTGTGGCATTATACCCTTCCGGTAATTGATCAAGGGTAATGCATTGATTTGGTTCACAGGTAAAAGTTTGATGTTTTCTCCCAGGGCGAAATCTAAATCTAATCTGCCCGAATCGCATATCTACTCCCAATGCTGCGTAAATTTAGGTAAATGAAAATAAAAATAATCCCGATGACGGCAAACCAAAAAAGGGATAGCGAATTATAAGCCAAAATTTGATAAACTAATGTAGCCACCATCCAAGCCAATAAAGTTAAATATCCGAAATCAAAAAGCATCCACTTAAAACCGTGCTCCTTAAACAGCATTGTTAAAGATGCGGCACAGGGTGAATACAATAAAATAAAAATTAGATAAGCAAGCGCTGAAGCATTGCCGCCAAAACCCTTTTTGATGTTATCCGTCAAGTGATTGATGGTGCCTTCGGCTTCCGAATTTTGATAGAGACCTTGTAAAGTTCCCACAATTGCCTCTTTGGCAAAAAGTCCGCTGATTAAAGCTACCGAAGCAGGCCAGTTATCTTTTTTAATACCCATCGGCTGTAAAACCGGAGTAATAATTTTGCCGCCCAATTCCAAAAGAGGTGTCTTGGCTTTTTCGCTGCCCATCGGGATCTGGATAACTTGCAAAATATTGATCACCACAATCACCAGCAAAATGGTCTTCCCTGCCCTTAATAAAAAGCTTTTCAGCCGATGCCAAGTATGCATAAAAATGCCATTTAGCGTTGGAAGATGATAAGCAGGCAATTCCATTACAAAATCGCCAGGCACACTTATAAAGATAGTTTTTTTCAATAATAGACCCGTTAAAACCCCCATCACGATCCCGAAAAAATAAAGACCAAAAATAACCAAATCTGCCTGCTGTGGAAAAAATAACATTACCAGATATGTATAAACCGGTAGCTTTGCCCCACACGAAATAAAAGGAGTTAAAATGGAGGCAAAAACACGATCCCTCGGCTTTTCCAAAGTCCTGGTAGCCATAATTGCCGGAACCGTGCACCCAAAACCTACAATCAAAGGAATAAATGCCTTGCCCGGAAGCCCAATTTTGCGCATAAATTTATCGGCAATGAAAGCAGCCCTTGCCATATAACCGGAATCCTCCAGAATAGATAAACTTATGTATATAAAGAAAATAGGCGGAATAAAACTGCCTACTGTGACCAACCCACCACCCAAAATTTCACTGAAAAAATAAGTTAGCCATTGCGGAACTGACAACAAAATTAATAACTTACCAAATTGCTCTACAAACAACCAGCCCAAATAAGTATTAATAATCGCGATGCAGGGCTGACTGAGCTTTACTGCAAACAAAAAAACCAGATACATCACAATAAAAAATACCGGCAGACCCACAAAACTATTCAGCACTACTTTATCTACCATATCGGAAAAAGTCCAGCGATTCTTTCTCTTCCGCTTCACCACATCTTTTATCAAACCCCGAATATAACCATAACGATCATCGGCAATTACAGCTGCCGGTTCCTGACCTCTGTGTTTGGCAATTGCCATTCTCTCTTTTTCTACCAGCGATTTTTCTTCATCTGTCAGCCGAGAAATTATTTCCGCATCTCCTTCGATTAATTTTAATGCCTGCCACCGACTTTTAATCAATACCCCATAAGCATTTAAGGTTGCTTCCCTTTTCAACTTATGAGGAACTGTGCTCTCCGACTTTTCCAGACCTGATTTAAGAACTATCTGCCAAATATTTTCCAGGTGCATTTCCACTATCTCGTCATAATGTATCGTAGCTGGAATTGGCGGCTGCAAAACATATTCCTCCACTTTTTGCAAAATTGGCGTAATATCAGCTCTTTTATTCAAAACAAGAGAAGTAACAGCAAAGCCCAAATGCGAACTTAAGTGTTTGGTGTCTATATATATACCGTTTTGTTCCGCGATATCTGCCATCGATAAACACATAATGAGCGGTGCCCCCAATTCCATCAATTGCACGGTTAAATACAAATTCCGTTCAAGATTGGAAGCATCCACTATGTTGATAATGATATCCGGTTTTTCGGTTAAAATGTAATTGCGAGCCACCAATTCATCCGGACTTCCACCTGCCAAAGAATAAATCCCGGGAAGATCAATAACTTCATAGACCTTATTATGATAATTGCATAACCCAGATTTATGCTCTACAGTCACTCCAGGCCAATTGCCAACCGTCTGTCTGGAACCAGTTAAGGCATTGAAAAGTGATGTTTTACCTACATTGGGATTACCTGCAAGTGCGACTATGGGTCTATTTCTCATCTGATTGATTCTCATTCTCATTTGGATTACACTTCCAGCATAATCCTTTAACGCTCAATTCAATATCTTCGGGCTTAAACTTCAAATCTTGGGCCTGCTTAGCTAACGCAGGATAAAGCGTGTTCAAATCTGTTTCCAATAAAGCTCCACAATTTCTACAAATCCAATGAATATGTTTGGGGTGGCCAAAAATATGCTCATAACGCTCTCTGCCTTCGCTCCGAATTGCTCTTTGCACTAATCCCGCATCCAATAAAAGAGGGATTGTTCTGTAAACTGTCGCTAAAGATATTTCATTGGTCTTGTTCCTAATTCTGTCATAAAGTTCTTCAGCATTAAAATGAGTGTGCATTTGAAAGACCTCATCCAGAATGTAACGACGCGGATGAGTGAACTTAAGTCCTTGCTTATCAAGGTATTTTCTAAAAATATCAGCATATTCTTCCATTTTTTTCTCCTACTTATATTGAGAATCATTTACAATATAATTCAGCTGGCTTTATTTGTCAAGTGCGAGTTTTTTGCCTTCCGCTAAGTTCTTTATTTTCTGTCTGTTGCCTTTATTCATCGAGAGCTTTGCTAATGAATGCCAAAATTATTGATACATCGTGATTATGAATAACGCTATCTGTTTTTAACTCTAAACCGAGCTTCAGCCAATCCCACTGTTATTTTTAACTCTAAACCGAGCTTCAGCTTTGTAAGTTGAAGGCAGAGAAATACTTATCCTGTTGCCTCAAATTATAGTTGCAAACACAACAAGAATCTGTTTAGAGTCAAAGACACACCACTATTTTTTTTAACTCTAAACCGAGCTTCAGCTTTGTAAGTTGAAGGCAGAGAACAAATTATCTTGTTACCTCTGCTTCTCATTGCAATCGCAAAAAGAATCGGTTTAGAGTCAAAGACACGACCGATGCTTGTTTTGACTTACAATTTTGCCACTACCCTCTCTGTAACCACATCCCACAAATTGTAAACACTGACATCCGAGTTATAATTGGTTTCCCAACTTCAAAATTGTGAGTTAAAACAAGAAAAGAGCTTACTAGCAGATGAGTTACTGCCAATCTCACTATTATTTTTAACTCTAAACCGAGCTTCAGCTTTGACAGCATCAGGCAACGATATATTTTCCTGTTACCTCAAATTATAGTTGCAGTCACAAAAAGGATCTGTTTAGAGTCAAAGACACAAACGATGCTTGTTTTGACTTACAATTTTGCCACTACCCTCTCTGTAACCACATCCCACAAATTGTAAACACTGACAACCGAGTTATAACTGGTTTCCCAATTTCAAAATTGTGAGTTAAAACAAGAAAAGAGCTTACTGGTAACTGAGCTATAACTGGCCTCTCAACTTCAAAATTGTGAGTTAAAACAAGAAAAGAGTTTACCAGCTACAGAGCTATAGCTGATCCCACTATTTTTTTAACTCTAAACCGAGCTTCAGCTTTGTAAGTTGAAGGCAATGAAATACTTTTCCTGTTGCCTCAAATTATAGTTGCAAACACAAAAAGGATCTGTTTAGAGTCAAAGACACACCACTATTTTTTTTAACTCTAAACCGAGCTTCAGCTTTGTAAGTTGAAGACAAAGAAAAAATTATCTTGTTACCTCTGCTTCTCATTGCAAACACAAAAAGAATCGGTTTAGAGTCAAAGACACAAACGATGCTTGTTTTGACTTACAATTTTGCCAATTCCTATCAAGTTGATTTTCATTATCATAGCTTTTGCTTTTAAAATCATATCCGTCTCCATAACAGGGTAGCTTTTTTACCCTCTTATTGAAGCTTCCCTTTTTCATTTCCTGTTGGTAAATAAATTTACTTATATCCCTATTAGTTTATGCCACGGTCTTGTTTGTATTGTTCAATTTCAGTGCTTTCTTTCTCGTAGCCCTTTTTGTTCATCAAGGCGTAAGTAGCAATTTTCCCAGCTTCCACTCCGGGTTGATCTAAGGGGTTGATACGAAGAAGTTTGCCGGTAAAAATCGTCTGAATTTCATAGAGCATAATGAATTCCCCTAAATGGTATTCATCAATTTGAGGGAAGATAATATTGGCATTAGGACGCATAGCTTTACTGAGGGCAATTTCTGTAGCAAGTCGTTCTGCATTAAGCAAATCGGAGAGTTTCCTATCGCCCAGATAATTTACTTCTTCGCGATCAGGATGCAAATTTGGAATAGTGTAATCGTGCTTAAAGTTTTCCACGGATAGGAAAGTGAAGACCTTATCATTAGGACCCTCTGTATAAAGTTGCACTTGCGAATGCTGATCAGTTGTTCCTAATGCTTTCACAGGTGTTTGTCCCACATATACTTCTCTACCTTTTATGTCTTTGCGTTTACCCAAACTTTCTGCCCAAAGTTGGCGATACCAATCGGCAAGATCATACAAAGAATTGCTGTAGGGCATCATAACGCTGATGTTTTTCCCCAAGCGATAATACAGAAAATGAATCAAACCGTTCAAGTAAGCTGGATTTTCCATAATGTCCAATTCCGAACAGCGTTCCCGCATTGCCTTCGCCCCTTTCAACAGTTCTTTTATCTTAATTCCGGTAAAAGCGGAAGAAACTAAACCCACATCGGAAAGGACGCTAAATCTGCCTCCCACATTATCTGGAACGGTAAAGCTTTTATAGCCCTCATTTTTAATTACCTGGCGTAAAAAGCCCCTTTCTTTATCTGTAGTAATAATGATTCGTTTTTGATAGTCATTAGGAAATTTGCGTTTAAATATATCTACCACAATCATATAGCCAGCCATTGTTTCAGCTGTTGTGCCGCTTTTGGTGATCACATTCACCAAAGTTGTTTCCAGGTTTATTTGCGACAGTATTTCAAACAGATATACAGGATCCACATTATCATAAACAAATAGCTTGCGAGGCAAATCCCCTTCTGTTTTCAAAGCTGAATATAATGCCTTATTACCCAAAGCGGAACCGCCGATGCCTAAAATTAGCATAGTGTCAAAAACCGGATCTAATTTCGCTATAAAGTCATCGATATGTCTGGTAGGAATTTCCGGTAGATCATAAAAACCGAGTAGTTTGGCACGGCGTTCAGCCACAATTTCTTCGTGGATATTTTTTACCTGGCGCTCATTATCTAAAAGTTTCTCTTTGGGTAGAATACTAAGCATCTGTTGGGAAGCCAGTAGATTGTGATATTCATATTTCAGCACTTATTCCTCCCTGTCCTGATAATACGGTGTTAAAATGTTATTTATCAGATGTTCCACTTCGGAAAGCGAAAGTGAACAATTAATAATTTCAGTTGCTTTAAAAAGTTCTGCATCGCATTTCTGCACAATGGCTTTTGCTTCATAATAACTACCTGGATTCACGCTAAGTTCCTTAATTCCCAAACCAATTAAAAGGGGAATGTATTTAGGGTAGGAAGCCATTTCTCCACAAACAGAAAGCGGGGTCTGATATTTTGCCGCACTGTTTACCGTTTGTTTAATCAAGCAAAGCACGGCAGGATGGTGTTGGACATAATATTTGGCAACCATTTCATTATTGCGGTCTGCAGCTAAAGTATATTGCACGAGGTCGTTGGTTCCGATGCTTAAAAAATCGCACTCTTTGGCTAATTCTTCCGAACATAATGCTGCGGAGGGTATTTCTATCATTGCCCCCAAAGCAATGTCCGGATCAAAGGAAATACTATGTTGGCTAAGTTCCCGCTGGCAATTTTGCACGAATCTTTTCGCTTCCAGAAAGTCCTTGGCATCGATGATCATTGGAAACATAATTTGGATTTTGCCAAAGGCGGAAGCTCTTAAAATAGCACGCACTTGAGTGTAAAAAATATCTGACTGAGAAAGCGAAAATCGGATTCCCCGATTGCCCAAATAGGGATTTTCTTCGGGAGAAGCATAGCCCAAAGGAGAAAGTTTATCACCGCCCAGATCAAAAGTTCTTATGGTAACCGGCAAGGGCTTCATTTTTTCGGCAAGTTCTTTATAGACAGCAAATTGCTCTTCCTCTTCCGGTAGATTTTGTTTTCCCAGATAAAGAAATTCGGTTCTAAACAAGCCAATGCCGTCACAGGCAAGGTTTTTGATCGCCTCCAGTTCTTCCAAAACGCCAATATTAGTTAACAGTTTAATTTTTATGCCATTTGCGGTGATGGATTCAGTCGTTTGTAAGTGTTTAAGTGCTTCTCTGTGCTTTTTTTCCGCTTCCATCTTTTTCCGGTAAGAATTTAAAGTTATTTCATCAGGATTAACGATCAGCAAACCGGAATAACCATCTACAATTAATAAATCGTCATTTTTTACCGCCCCTGTTAAATTGGGAATATTGGCAATAGCCACCAAACCCAAAGCCCGGCAAAGAATGGAAGAATGAGAATTGTAGCTCCCTTTTTCCACTAAATATGCTTTTATACCGTCCCTGGCAAGTTTACTCACCAGCGATGGAACTATCTCTTTTAAAACCGGAATTTGTTCTGCCTTTAACTGAAAATTCAGAGTATTTCTAACTCCGGACAAGGCATTCAGCAAACGCATCGCCACATCGCGATAATCTGCCGCTCGAACGGCAAAGGTCTCAATTTTCATTGTCTCAAAGTGTTTGATAATATTGGCAAAACATTCGGAAACCGCTTGAGTGGAGAATTGCAATTTATCACGAATTGCGCTCTCTATTTGTTTGTAAATTTCCGGATCGTGTAATATTTCCTGTTGTGCGGAGATAATTTCGGCATCGCGTTTGGGCAAATTGATGGCTT
It encodes:
- a CDS encoding glucose-6-phosphate isomerase, with the translated sequence MLKYEYHNLLASQQMLSILPKEKLLDNERQVKNIHEEIVAERRAKLLGFYDLPEIPTRHIDDFIAKLDPVFDTMLILGIGGSALGNKALYSALKTEGDLPRKLFVYDNVDPVYLFEILSQINLETTLVNVITKSGTTAETMAGYMIVVDIFKRKFPNDYQKRIIITTDKERGFLRQVIKNEGYKSFTVPDNVGGRFSVLSDVGLVSSAFTGIKIKELLKGAKAMRERCSELDIMENPAYLNGLIHFLYYRLGKNISVMMPYSNSLYDLADWYRQLWAESLGKRKDIKGREVYVGQTPVKALGTTDQHSQVQLYTEGPNDKVFTFLSVENFKHDYTIPNLHPDREEVNYLGDRKLSDLLNAERLATEIALSKAMRPNANIIFPQIDEYHLGEFIMLYEIQTIFTGKLLRINPLDQPGVEAGKIATYALMNKKGYEKESTEIEQYKQDRGIN
- the feoB gene encoding ferrous iron transport protein B; the protein is MRNRPIVALAGNPNVGKTSLFNALTGSRQTVGNWPGVTVEHKSGLCNYHNKVYEVIDLPGIYSLAGGSPDELVARNYILTEKPDIIINIVDASNLERNLYLTVQLMELGAPLIMCLSMADIAEQNGIYIDTKHLSSHLGFAVTSLVLNKRADITPILQKVEEYVLQPPIPATIHYDEIVEMHLENIWQIVLKSGLEKSESTVPHKLKREATLNAYGVLIKSRWQALKLIEGDAEIISRLTDEEKSLVEKERMAIAKHRGQEPAAVIADDRYGYIRGLIKDVVKRKRKNRWTFSDMVDKVVLNSFVGLPVFFIVMYLVFLFAVKLSQPCIAIINTYLGWLFVEQFGKLLILLSVPQWLTYFFSEILGGGLVTVGSFIPPIFFIYISLSILEDSGYMARAAFIADKFMRKIGLPGKAFIPLIVGFGCTVPAIMATRTLEKPRDRVFASILTPFISCGAKLPVYTYLVMLFFPQQADLVIFGLYFFGIVMGVLTGLLLKKTIFISVPGDFVMELPAYHLPTLNGIFMHTWHRLKSFLLRAGKTILLVIVVINILQVIQIPMGSEKAKTPLLELGGKIITPVLQPMGIKKDNWPASVALISGLFAKEAIVGTLQGLYQNSEAEGTINHLTDNIKKGFGGNASALAYLIFILLYSPCAASLTMLFKEHGFKWMLFDFGYLTLLAWMVATLVYQILAYNSLSLFWFAVIGIIFIFIYLNLRSIGSRYAIRAD
- the sppA gene encoding signal peptide peptidase SppA; translated protein: MKSKKPVLWGCIIFLIAFIVVFAIGFSIAYSSFGLKTPKIPANAWLYVNPSAMIPDYNAREEIKIFNHTSPSVQEISTKILAAAKDDRIKGMLIEPNMIMTNYAALNEMALAIASFRKSGKPVVAFGENFTQADYLLASCADKVYMEPSASAGLILQGVSANMMFYKELLDKMGIKMHILQSGAYKGAGEPYSQTELSQGTKENINAALEDIYTNLLSFVAKNRKLEPTQVKDIFERRADFSLTANNALEYKLIDYALHRDEMLNNLKLTEDNFIKISSYAPPSPKSEKSKIAVVYLTGNITPASNYDFGNQNLISAAKVAKIIKNIRQDKSVKAVVLRINSPGGSALESELIHQQLLKLKKDYPLVISMGGTAASGGYYISCAGDYIIADQGTLTGSIGVIGLIPETAGLGKKIGLHSQTLKFGKYAGAFSPFETYDPALIESLKRSSTGTYNEFKQRVMTARKITPEQIESVAEGRVFSSEDALAHNLIDEIGTLDKAIAKAAALAKVTNYSSINYPNKTGLLEMLKESDIMNMKEQLHQPVNPETQIEKYLKQIATTGEWLYLMPYKLD
- a CDS encoding Fur family transcriptional regulator → MEEYADIFRKYLDKQGLKFTHPRRYILDEVFQMHTHFNAEELYDRIRNKTNEISLATVYRTIPLLLDAGLVQRAIRSEGRERYEHIFGHPKHIHWICRNCGALLETDLNTLYPALAKQAQDLKFKPEDIELSVKGLCWKCNPNENENQSDEK
- the ptsP gene encoding phosphoenolpyruvate--protein phosphotransferase, whose translation is MQEIYGMSINPGFFIGRALHFSIPEPAIETGTIKTEEVPKEISRLQSSLTTVEEEIGQELEAINLPKRDAEIISAQQEILHDPEIYKQIESAIRDKLQFSTQAVSECFANIIKHFETMKIETFAVRAADYRDVAMRLLNALSGVRNTLNFQLKAEQIPVLKEIVPSLVSKLARDGIKAYLVEKGSYNSHSSILCRALGLVAIANIPNLTGAVKNDDLLIVDGYSGLLIVNPDEITLNSYRKKMEAEKKHREALKHLQTTESITANGIKIKLLTNIGVLEELEAIKNLACDGIGLFRTEFLYLGKQNLPEEEEQFAVYKELAEKMKPLPVTIRTFDLGGDKLSPLGYASPEENPYLGNRGIRFSLSQSDIFYTQVRAILRASAFGKIQIMFPMIIDAKDFLEAKRFVQNCQRELSQHSISFDPDIALGAMIEIPSAALCSEELAKECDFLSIGTNDLVQYTLAADRNNEMVAKYYVQHHPAVLCLIKQTVNSAAKYQTPLSVCGEMASYPKYIPLLIGLGIKELSVNPGSYYEAKAIVQKCDAELFKATEIINCSLSLSEVEHLINNILTPYYQDREE
- a CDS encoding FeoA family protein, translated to MRFGQIRFRFRPGRKHQTFTCEPNQCITLDQLPEGYNATVIHNNNLKTIERGLYIGAPITVFRNNSDEPNVIVAVGDARYALDRRIAKNIKVKIT
- a CDS encoding Rne/Rng family ribonuclease; this encodes MKKDSYNTEIIVNVHPLEKRVAVLEDNRLVELFVEHREQQNIVGNIYKGIVKDVLPGMGAAFIDIGLERTAFLHYSDIVMDFLDVYENEHSAPKLNPEDSSQINKLLKSGQEIVVQVHKGPIGSKGARLTGQISIPGKYLVLFPNKDKIAISRKIYAQNERSRIRNLLSNLKDSGFGLIVRTEAEGCDEEDFKTEYKALLKTWRLIEKQLKYAKPPVCVFEENALENYLIRDLFGENVDRLVIDDKNFARRIISQLEDISPELIGNVEIYREDSPIFDAWGIEKKIETGLHSRIYLPSGGNIKIEQTEALVAIDVNTGSFTGKTHYDETVRKTNLEAAAEIARQIRLRDLSGVIVIDFIDMVDEKHKTEVLEMLRKGLRRDRAKNKAFPFTELGLVEVTRKRMRNTLISNFSDPCPFCNGSGRILSKDTVVMRIYRWLNRSDYLLKNKTLRIIVHPDLLAHISQHNEDFIAYKDQIEFVSDPSVRIDQFKVFTLPNLEDITSKYS